From the genome of Chanos chanos chromosome 5, fChaCha1.1, whole genome shotgun sequence, one region includes:
- the ttpa gene encoding alpha-tocopherol transfer protein, with protein sequence MKSRDEEEYGGKLNDMPDDSNYVKPYLTLLKQRAGEKSNIPHVLDLSDNFLLRFLRARDFDVELSLKLLVNYHKWRQECPEITANLCPSSVLGLLKNNYHGVLRLRDESGSRVLIYRIGQWNPKDFTAYEVFRVSLITSELIVQERETQINGLKAIFDLQGWCFAHALQINPSLAKKISAILTDSFPLKVRGIHLINEPIFFRPVFTMLRPFLPDKIKQRIHMHGSSYTQSLSEHFPSDILPVEFGGTGPKLEEVCQEWTEYIMQCEDQLHSLSIDQEGNVSECSSFSDT encoded by the exons ATGAAGTCTAGGGACGAGGAGGAATACGGGGGTAAATTAAACGATATGCCCGATGACTCCAACTATGTTAAACCGTACCTGACTCTTCTGAaacaaagagcaggagaaaaatcaaacattcCACACGTGCTGGATTTGTCTGACAACTTTTTGTTAAGGTTTTTACGGGCAAGAGACTTTGATGTTGAGTTGTCGTTGAAG TTACTGGTTAACTACCATAAATGGCGCCAAGAATGCCCTGAAATAACTGCCAACCTGTGCCCATCATCCGTTTTAGGCCTTCTCAAAAACAATTACCACGGGGTTCTGAGATTACGGGATGAGTCTGGAAGCAGAGTATTAATCTATCGCATTG GTCAATGGAATCCCAAGGATTTtactgcttatgaggtatttcGTGTCAGTCTCATAACATCTGAGCTGATAGTTCAAGAGAGGGAGACCCAGATAAATGGACTGAAGGCAATATTTGATCTCCAAGGCTGGTGCTTTGCCCATGCACTGCAGATAAATCCCTCCTTGGCTAAAAAGATATCTGCCATCCTCACG GATTCCTTTCCTCTCAAAGTCCGTGGTATTCACCTGATAAATGAACCAATATTCTTCCGTCCAGTCTTTACCATGCTTCGACCATTCCTGCCTGACAAAATCAAGCAGAGG ATTCACATGCATGGCAGCTCATACACTCAGAGTCTCTCTGAGCACTTTCCCAGTGACATCCTGCCTGTTGAGTTCGGGGGTACAGGTCCCAAACTGGAGGAAGTGTGTCAGGAGTGGACTGAATACATCATGCAGTGTGAGGACCAACTCCACAGTCTCTCCATAGATCAAGAAGGGAATGTCTCAGAGTGCAGCTCCTTTTCTGACACATGA